The Chryseolinea soli genome contains a region encoding:
- a CDS encoding CAP domain-containing protein, whose translation MKSFSLLLASSLVLFGLGGFHERPYPVATVCLSPEEKKLYDLIMVYRRENHLESIPLSTKLSQVAQTHARDLSEHYTFDPKNKCNPHSWSSHGKWTSCCYTNDHKKASCMWTKPQEIAGYTGNGFEIAYYSSVGATAKEGLDGWKVSPGHNPLLINSGTWEKAKWKAIGIGIYKEYGLVWFGEVDDVAPDLCP comes from the coding sequence ATGAAATCGTTTTCCCTTCTTCTGGCAAGCAGTCTGGTGCTGTTTGGCCTCGGCGGCTTCCATGAGCGGCCCTATCCTGTTGCAACGGTCTGCCTTAGTCCAGAAGAGAAGAAACTGTATGACCTGATCATGGTCTACCGCCGGGAAAACCACCTGGAATCGATTCCGCTCTCTACCAAACTCTCGCAGGTGGCTCAGACCCATGCACGCGATCTCTCCGAGCACTATACCTTCGACCCCAAGAACAAATGCAACCCCCACAGTTGGTCGTCGCACGGAAAATGGACGTCGTGCTGTTATACCAACGATCACAAGAAAGCCTCCTGCATGTGGACCAAGCCACAGGAAATTGCCGGCTATACGGGCAATGGTTTTGAGATCGCCTATTACAGTTCCGTTGGCGCCACGGCGAAAGAAGGACTTGACGGTTGGAAAGTAAGTCCCGGCCACAATCCCCTGCTCATCAACAGCGGCACGTGGGAAAAGGCAAAATGGAAGGCCATCGGCATTGGCATCTACAAAGAATACGGGCTGGTGTGGTTTGGCGAGGTAGACGATGTGGCTCCCGACCTCTGTCCATAA
- the icd gene encoding NADP-dependent isocitrate dehydrogenase, with protein MSDQKISISNGKLNVPDNPTIPFIEGDGTGVDIWPASQLVFDKAVEKAYNGKRKINWKEVLAGEKAFNKTGNWMPEETLTVFREYLVGIKGPLTTPVGGGIRSLNVALRQELDLYACVRPVRWFKGVPSPVKEPQKTDMVIFRENTEDIYAGIEFQEGSEENKKFLQLLKDNFPKSYKKIRFPENSGIGIKPVSKDGTERLVRSALKYALEHKLPSVTLVHKGNIMKFTEGGFRDWGYALAKSEFGAVDLDGGPWQVIQKGDHKLIIKDAIADAFLQQILLRPDEYSVVATLNLNGDYISDALAAIVGGIGIAPGGNVNYVTGHAIFEATHGTAPKYAGQDKVNPGSVILSGVMMLEYMGWKEAADLIIKGLEGAINAKKVTYDFHRLMEGATLLKCSEFAKEVVSKM; from the coding sequence ATGAGCGATCAGAAAATTAGCATCAGCAACGGTAAGCTGAACGTGCCTGATAATCCTACGATTCCCTTTATTGAAGGCGATGGAACCGGCGTAGACATTTGGCCTGCATCTCAACTGGTATTCGACAAAGCGGTAGAAAAGGCCTATAACGGAAAGCGGAAGATCAACTGGAAGGAAGTTCTGGCAGGCGAAAAAGCGTTTAACAAAACCGGCAACTGGATGCCCGAAGAAACGCTCACCGTCTTCAGAGAATATTTAGTAGGTATCAAAGGCCCCCTCACCACACCGGTAGGCGGCGGCATTCGCTCCCTCAATGTGGCCCTCCGCCAGGAACTCGACCTCTATGCGTGTGTGCGTCCCGTGCGGTGGTTCAAGGGCGTGCCTTCGCCCGTGAAGGAGCCTCAAAAGACCGACATGGTCATCTTCCGCGAAAACACCGAAGACATCTATGCCGGCATCGAATTTCAGGAAGGCTCGGAAGAGAACAAGAAATTCCTGCAGTTGTTGAAAGACAATTTCCCGAAGAGCTATAAGAAGATCCGCTTCCCCGAAAATTCGGGTATCGGCATCAAACCCGTTTCCAAAGACGGAACCGAACGTCTCGTGCGCTCGGCACTGAAATACGCCCTCGAGCACAAGCTGCCCAGCGTTACACTCGTGCACAAAGGCAACATCATGAAGTTCACCGAAGGCGGTTTCCGCGACTGGGGATATGCCCTCGCGAAAAGCGAATTTGGAGCCGTAGACCTCGATGGTGGTCCTTGGCAAGTGATCCAGAAAGGTGATCATAAACTGATCATCAAAGACGCCATCGCCGACGCATTCCTCCAGCAGATATTGCTGCGCCCGGATGAATATTCGGTGGTTGCAACCTTGAACCTCAACGGCGACTACATCTCCGATGCGCTCGCTGCCATCGTGGGAGGTATCGGCATTGCGCCCGGCGGAAACGTGAACTACGTAACCGGCCACGCCATCTTCGAAGCCACACACGGCACAGCACCTAAATACGCCGGCCAGGACAAAGTGAATCCCGGCTCTGTCATTCTCTCCGGTGTCATGATGCTCGAATACATGGGCTGGAAAGAAGCTGCCGATCTCATCATCAAAGGATTGGAAGGCGCCATCAATGCAAAGAAAGTAACCTACGATTTCCACCGCCTCATGGAAGGCGCAACCCTGCTGAAATGCTCGGAGTTTGCGAAAGAAGTAGTGAGTAAGATGTAA
- a CDS encoding PKD domain-containing protein: protein MNPFLQTCLSVFFLAVMPNAPMFGQAPSCMGMTNTITQPSPLCLTTTPATIVQPAATSVHTGPMTYDWEMSTSSATGGFASLGVNAEDLPVPTSPGTYYFRRIASLSGIPAPPHTPPPFRPCESNVVEVVIVSPPSISAKSPVSAEVCSGAGTSFSITVSAGGGVNSQWQYDDGTGFTDIAFGSSTYNGANANTLTILNAAGLGNRDFRCTVTSTLSADCQSQSTVFSLHERPLPTVTPLAKTVCESVTARGGAAIVDLNTFNNALTVSDPANLFVSWFTSSPRASISDPANFHFTGTTVLTANVTNTTTFCAADATVRLTTKPFPTATAIIQSPANLCSGEYFDVALQGAAQYNWTASAPTGIQGAGPGQAPVIHQALTNRGTQHKAVTYTIVPKQDGCMGPPIDVTATVQPEVKKFAVTGGGEICLGHAGLTIGLVNSQSNIAYELERDGQSTGITLTSPGGPFVYPNPIASNGTFTIHATTGGRCETDMDGSAIVIVRTVPQGTGIISGDEIICQGSTHTYEASGWTDATDYQWILPTPLRSVREEEQVAEIIAEQIETDGAVQLQAVGVNTCGAGMTAAKIISIHANPIVNISQPQIVIAGQPFDLTYTTTTSLAQWQWNFGDGGTSTGSSPEHTYDKPGPYVVSLNAFDENNCPGSNTLNIAVTSAISSNNIKNVITANGDSQNGYLIVENLEKFPDNEVVLLSRWGNEVFRKKGYANDWDARVDGYFLPAGNYVCIVRLTETNNVFSRVITVVKD, encoded by the coding sequence ATGAACCCGTTCCTGCAGACCTGCCTGTCCGTTTTTTTCCTGGCTGTGATGCCGAATGCACCTATGTTTGGTCAGGCGCCGTCCTGCATGGGAATGACCAACACCATCACACAGCCTTCGCCGTTATGCCTGACAACCACGCCGGCAACGATCGTCCAGCCCGCGGCCACCAGCGTCCACACAGGACCAATGACTTACGATTGGGAGATGTCAACTTCATCCGCGACTGGCGGATTCGCTTCTCTGGGCGTGAACGCAGAAGATCTCCCGGTTCCCACATCGCCGGGGACCTACTACTTTAGAAGAATCGCTTCGCTGTCGGGCATCCCTGCACCCCCCCATACGCCACCTCCCTTTCGGCCATGCGAGAGCAATGTTGTCGAAGTTGTGATCGTGTCGCCGCCATCCATTTCGGCCAAATCGCCCGTTAGTGCAGAGGTATGCTCAGGTGCGGGCACAAGTTTTTCGATCACGGTATCTGCTGGGGGAGGAGTGAACAGTCAGTGGCAATACGATGATGGAACGGGTTTCACAGACATTGCATTCGGAAGCTCCACTTACAACGGAGCAAACGCGAATACGCTGACCATTTTGAATGCTGCAGGTTTGGGCAACCGAGATTTCAGATGCACAGTGACCAGTACGTTGAGCGCTGACTGCCAAAGTCAATCCACAGTATTTTCCCTGCATGAGAGACCGCTCCCCACCGTAACGCCCCTCGCAAAAACGGTTTGCGAAAGTGTGACAGCAAGAGGCGGTGCCGCCATCGTCGATCTTAACACGTTTAACAACGCACTAACCGTTTCAGATCCCGCCAACCTTTTCGTGTCGTGGTTCACCTCCTCACCCCGGGCCTCCATTAGCGATCCGGCAAACTTTCACTTCACGGGCACAACCGTGTTGACGGCCAATGTTACCAACACAACAACCTTTTGTGCGGCCGATGCCACGGTAAGACTCACCACCAAACCATTCCCAACCGCTACCGCCATCATACAATCGCCGGCCAATCTCTGCAGCGGCGAATATTTCGACGTCGCTTTGCAAGGAGCTGCTCAATACAACTGGACGGCTAGTGCGCCAACCGGAATACAAGGCGCCGGACCCGGGCAGGCCCCTGTCATACACCAGGCATTGACAAACCGGGGAACACAACATAAAGCGGTTACTTACACCATCGTGCCCAAACAGGACGGATGCATGGGCCCGCCGATCGATGTGACGGCAACCGTTCAACCGGAAGTAAAAAAATTTGCGGTCACCGGTGGGGGTGAAATATGCCTGGGCCATGCGGGCCTCACGATCGGGCTAGTGAACAGCCAATCCAACATAGCGTATGAATTGGAGCGAGATGGACAGTCCACGGGCATCACCTTGACTTCTCCCGGTGGTCCCTTTGTCTACCCCAACCCCATAGCCAGCAACGGCACCTTCACCATTCACGCCACCACCGGCGGCCGATGCGAAACCGACATGGACGGAAGCGCCATCGTCATTGTACGAACGGTCCCACAAGGAACCGGTATCATATCAGGCGACGAAATCATTTGTCAGGGATCGACACACACCTACGAGGCGTCCGGCTGGACCGATGCCACGGACTATCAATGGATCCTCCCAACACCGCTGCGAAGCGTGCGCGAAGAAGAACAGGTTGCTGAAATTATCGCGGAGCAAATAGAAACGGATGGGGCCGTGCAACTACAAGCTGTTGGCGTGAACACGTGTGGCGCGGGAATGACCGCCGCGAAAATCATCAGCATCCACGCCAACCCCATCGTCAACATCAGCCAACCGCAGATCGTGATAGCGGGGCAACCCTTTGACCTAACCTACACCACCACGACCTCTCTAGCGCAATGGCAATGGAATTTTGGCGACGGCGGCACATCCACCGGGTCATCTCCCGAGCATACCTATGATAAACCCGGTCCCTATGTTGTATCGCTGAACGCGTTCGATGAAAATAATTGCCCGGGATCTAACACGCTGAACATCGCCGTCACATCGGCCATTTCATCAAACAACATCAAGAACGTGATCACCGCCAACGGCGATTCGCAAAACGGATATCTGATCGTGGAGAATCTGGAGAAATTTCCTGACAACGAAGTGGTGCTTCTCTCGCGTTGGGGCAACGAGGTGTTTCGAAAAAAAGGCTATGCCAACGACTGGGATGCACGCGTTGATGGCTATTTTCTGCCGGCGGGCAACTACGTTTGCATCGTCCGGCTCACGGAAACAAACAACGTATTTTCACGGGTAATAACCGTCGTAAAAGATTGA
- a CDS encoding PorP/SprF family type IX secretion system membrane protein, with protein MRRLATFWFFSAALAAHAQDIPLFTQKLTNAFLYNPSVAGNTLGSITLARRQHWKGIQGSPNSTLLSAHLPVNGYRFGTGLTVYQDNVGVSQTLSANGAFAYHLILPSRQSFSLGVSAEYYNYRVVPSRVDVQATGWSDPVLLSRYTGVNGVDFSAGVSYYSRYLRAGASINRISGWLGSEHRNLFQPFFTGFVQGILPLADKRHGVEPMLTYRSLNPESALLEGGLYYTFDKKITLGASYRTGKVVSVATSFQVYKNLTIGYSNELFASQRNVGLGPSHEIAVRFDFNDRTDLQARKSPRYLNTAQLQARRKPLVNYFVPKVAVRKYKHYVRKTRRISNQALFEWRAKKTPRKKRMTIKKRK; from the coding sequence ATGCGCCGGCTCGCAACCTTCTGGTTTTTCAGCGCGGCCCTGGCTGCACACGCCCAGGACATCCCGCTGTTCACACAAAAGCTGACCAATGCTTTTTTGTATAACCCCTCGGTGGCCGGCAATACTTTGGGATCCATCACGCTCGCGCGCCGGCAACATTGGAAGGGTATACAGGGTTCGCCAAACTCCACCCTGCTCAGCGCACATCTTCCGGTAAATGGTTATCGCTTTGGCACGGGACTCACCGTGTATCAAGACAACGTCGGTGTGTCTCAGACGCTTTCCGCCAACGGTGCCTTCGCTTATCACCTGATCTTACCCAGTCGCCAATCGTTCTCGCTGGGTGTGTCTGCTGAATATTATAACTACCGTGTTGTTCCCTCGCGCGTGGACGTGCAGGCAACGGGTTGGAGCGATCCTGTTCTGTTGTCGAGGTATACCGGTGTGAACGGCGTCGATTTTTCGGCCGGGGTCAGTTATTATTCGCGTTATCTCCGCGCAGGTGCTTCCATCAATCGCATCAGCGGATGGCTGGGGTCGGAGCACAGAAACCTCTTCCAGCCTTTCTTCACCGGGTTTGTGCAAGGCATACTGCCCCTGGCCGACAAGCGACACGGGGTGGAACCGATGCTCACCTATCGCTCCCTAAATCCGGAGAGCGCCTTGTTGGAGGGAGGTTTGTATTACACGTTCGATAAGAAGATCACCCTCGGGGCAAGCTATCGCACAGGAAAAGTAGTTTCCGTGGCCACATCATTCCAGGTGTACAAGAATCTGACGATAGGCTATAGCAACGAACTCTTCGCCAGTCAACGCAACGTTGGCTTGGGACCTAGTCACGAAATCGCTGTGCGTTTCGATTTTAACGATCGCACCGATCTGCAGGCCCGCAAAAGTCCCCGGTATCTCAACACGGCTCAACTTCAGGCTCGCCGCAAACCCCTTGTAAATTATTTTGTCCCGAAAGTCGCCGTCAGGAAATACAAGCACTATGTCAGGAAGACCCGCAGAATTTCCAATCAGGCCTTGTTCGAATGGCGCGCGAAAAAGACGCCTCGCAAAAAGCGGATGACGATAAAAAAGAGAAAATGA
- the ribH gene encoding 6,7-dimethyl-8-ribityllumazine synthase yields the protein MAGPLKSGKVKSDVNLSKKKFAIVVAEWNEEITEALYEGAVAGLTANGVKKTHIIRKNVPGTFELSLGALWMGEKKDIDAVICLGCVIQGETPHFDYICQGVAYGVTEAALKTRKPVIFGVLTTLNKQQALDRAGGKYGNKGEEAALTAIGMLNF from the coding sequence ATGGCCGGTCCCTTGAAATCTGGAAAAGTAAAATCGGACGTAAATCTCTCCAAAAAGAAATTCGCCATCGTCGTGGCGGAATGGAACGAAGAGATCACGGAAGCCCTTTATGAAGGTGCCGTAGCGGGACTGACCGCCAACGGGGTAAAGAAAACACACATCATCCGCAAAAATGTGCCGGGCACGTTCGAGCTTTCACTGGGCGCTTTGTGGATGGGTGAGAAAAAAGATATCGACGCCGTGATCTGTCTGGGCTGTGTTATTCAAGGCGAGACACCCCACTTCGACTACATCTGCCAGGGCGTTGCCTACGGTGTCACCGAGGCTGCGTTGAAAACCCGCAAGCCGGTCATCTTTGGCGTGCTCACCACGTTGAACAAACAGCAGGCGTTGGATCGTGCGGGTGGTAAATATGGTAACAAGGGTGAGGAAGCCGCGCTCACAGCGATCGGCATGCTCAACTTCTAA